The following nucleotide sequence is from Dyella sp. BiH032.
TCTGCGAAAGCACCAACGGCCTGCTGCGGCAGTACCTCCCTAAAGGCACCGATCTGTCCGTGCATAGCCAGCGAGCGCTGGATGCCATCGCTCAGGAGATGAACCTTCGGCCCCGAGCCACCTTGGGCTACCACTGTCCGGCGGAGATGTTCATGCGTGCCATGGGGCACGATGACCTCGCTCAGGCCATCGATGATGCACTTCTAGATTGACACCGCCTAACCAAGAAGAAGGGCCCCCTGCGCGACGCCCTCCGGTGGCCTTCGCCACCTCCGGGTGCGTTGAGGACTGGCCGGGCTTTTCGATCTGGCATCCCTGCCCGAATCGAAAAGGCGGGGACGTCCTGTCCCCGCCCGCCTGCGGCGGCCTGATCGTCCAGCCCTCACCGCCGCGAAGGGAACCCGGGAGATCAAGAGCATCACGGAGCGTCGCTTCGCTCGCTCTTGTTTTTGTTTTTCTTGCCGCGGTCCTGCACTTCTCCTTCTCCCCTCCGGGGAGAAGGCGGGATGAGGGGCGGGGGCTGGCGGGAACGCCGCTAGAGCCATAGCGCCCATGCAAGTTGGACGAGCTACCAGCAGCCCCGGGGCAAGACACAGGGGAAGGCTTTGGAGTGCACTCACGGCACTCTTGCACTAGGGATGGATCGAAGGTCTCGCTCCGTAGGACCCCTCACCCCGCCCTCTCCCCGGAGGGGAGAGGGAGAAGTGCGGTGCTATCGCCAGAACGCTACACGCCAGCGCAACACATCCCGTCCTCTCCGCTTCGGCGCCTCGAAGTCCCCTCCACGTACCTCAGTTCCTCTTCGAGTCGCGCGGTCCAGCAGCCGAGAAAACATCACGTGCTCTCCCAACCCCCGCCGCGAGCCTTTGACTTGAGGCCATTTCTCTTTGGTTACTTTCTCTCGAGGCCCCCCTTGAGGGGGTTGGGCCAGCAAAGAGAAAGTAACTCGGGCGCCGGCAGGCGTCCGACATGCCCGCTGCATAAGCGGCCAGGTTGCGAAAACGCAACCTTAGTGCGAACGACGAAGAACAGCCCCGCCGACCGGCGAGCCCCCAAAACACCCGCCGCACAAGTGACCAAGTCGCGAAACCGCCGCCCAGTGCCCCGCCTAAATCGCAGTCAAATTCGCATACGCCGCCACCAACCACTTACTCCCCGCCGCCTCGAAGTTCACCTGCAGGCGCGTATGCGCGCCGCTGCCCTCCGCGCTCACCACCACGCCTTCGCCGAAGCTCGGGTGGCTCACTCGCTGGCCGAGCTTCACCGGCAGGTCTTCCTTCAGCGAGGGCGCGGGTTCGGCGAAGCGGCCGGCGTACAGTGGGCGTGACACCTGCACGCGCGGGCGTACCTCGTCGACCAGGTCCGGCGGGATTTCGGCGAGGAAGCGCGAGGGGCGCGCCAGCATCTCCACGCCGTGCATGCGGCGCGATTCGGCATAGGTGATGACCAGCCGCTGCCGCGCGCGCGTGATGCCGACATAAGCGAGGCGGCGTTCTTCCTCCAGGCGGCCTTCGTCTTCCACCGAGCGCTGGCTGGGGAACAGGCCTTCCTCCATGCCCACCAGGAACACCACCGGGAATTCCAGGCCCTTGGCCGAGTGCAGCGTCATCAGCTGCACGCAGTCGTCCCAAGCTTCGCCCTGCCCCTCACCGGCTTCCAGGGCTGCGTGCGAGAGGAAGGCGGACAGCTCGCTCAGGCCGGCTTCGACATCTTCTTGCGTGGGCTCGAAGCGGCTGGCGACGTTGACCAGTTCGTCCAAGTTCTCCACGCGCGATTCGGCGTTGCCGCGGCTGTCTTTCTCGTAGAAGTCGCGCAGGCCGGTGTGGGTGATGGCGTGTTCGATCTGTTCGGCGAGCGCGAGGCTGGTCGCTTCGACCTCGTCGCCGGTGCGGCCGGAAAAAGTGCGCGCCATGTCGTCGATCATCGCCAGGAACGCTTTGACCGCGTTCTTCGCGCGACCGGCGAGTTCGCGGCCGACGCCCAGCTCGTTCAGCGCGGCCTCCCACAGCGACGTGCCCTCGCCGCGCGCGCGTCGCCGCAACGCGTCGAGCGTGCGGTCGCCGATGCCGCGCGGCGGCGTGTTCACCGCGCGCTCGAAAGCCGCATCGTCGTGGTGGTTGGCGCACAGGCGCAGATAGGCCAGCGCGTCCTTGATCTCCGCGCGTTCGAAGAAGCGCAGCCCGCCGTAGACGCGGTACGGAATGTCGCGCTGGATGAGCTGCTCTTCGAAGTTGCGCGACTGCGCGTTGGAGCGATACAGAATGGCGCAGTCGCGCGCGTCGCCATGCTCGGCGATGTACTCGCGGATGCGCTCGATCACGAAGCGCGCTTCGTCCTGTTCGTTGTAGGCGGCGTACAGCGAAATGCGCTCGCCGTCCTCGCCCGCGGTCCACAGCTGCTTGCCCAGGCGGCTGCCGTTGCACGCGATCACCGCGTTGGCCGCCTTGAGGATGGTGGAGGTGGAGCGGTAGTTCTGCTCCAGCTTGATGGTCTTGGCGCCGGGGAAATCGCGCAGGAACTGCTGCACGTTCTCCACCTTCGCGCCGCGCCAGCCGTAGATCGCCTGGTCGTCGTCGCCCACCACGAAGACCTGGCCCGTGCTGCCGGCCAGCACGCGGATCCACGCGTACTGCAGCGTGTTGGTGTCCTGGAACTCGTCGATCAGCAGATAGCGCCAGCGCTGCTGGTAGTGCTCCAGCACGGCAGGGTGCTTCAGCCACAGCTCGTGCGCACGCAGCAGCAGCTCGGCGAAATCGACCAGCCCGGCGCGACGACAGGCGTCCTCGTAAGCCTGGTAGATCTGCACGAAGGTGCGCGTGACTGGATGGTCGCGGTGCTCGATGTTCTCCGGGCGCTTGCCTTCGTCCTTCCAGCTGTTGATCTGCCAGGTGGCCTGGCGCGGCGGGAACTTGGCCTCGTCCAGACCGAGCCCGGCGACCACGCGTTTGACGATGCGCTGCTGGTCGTCGGCGTCGAGGATCTGGAAACCCTCCGGCAATTCCGCCTCGCGCCAGTGCCGGCGCAACAGCCGATGGGCGATGCCGTGGAAGGTGCCCACGGTGAGGCCCTGCGTGCCGCCGCCGATGAGCTGGTCCAGGCGGCCCCGCATTTCGCCAGCGGCCTTGTTGGTGAAGGTCACGGCCAGGACCGCCCACGGCGGCACCTGCAGCACCTGGGTGAGCCAGCCGATGCGGTGGGTGAGTACACGGGTCTTGCCGGAACCTGCGCCGGCCAGCACCAGATAGTGGCCGGGCGGCGCGCAGACGGCTTCGCGCTGCGCGTCGTTGAGCTTGTCGATCAAATGCGAGACATCCATCGGGGGATTGTAGCCGGGGCGGGTCTCAGGGACGGCAACGGGATGCCGAGGCGTGCCGAGGCCGGGCACGCGGCGCGCTTCCCGTTTCTCCGCTGAACGCAAGAACCTGTCCGCGAACCGAGGCCGCGCGGCGCTGGTCTCCAGCTGGCCCGCATCCTCGAGTTGCACCATGAACTGGTCGCCCAAGACGAAACCGCTGGACCACGACATCTGCGTCCATATCTTCACCGCGTCCGCCGCGATGGTCGGCGTGTGCATCACGGTCATCGGCATCCTGCGCGTGGCGGTGTCGATGCGGCGCGCGGACCTGATCGGCAACGACCTGCTGGCGGTGAACACCATCCTCTATCTGCTGGCCTGCCTGCTGTCGTATTGGGCACTGCGCACGCGCAGCCTCCGCCGCAACCACCGGCTGGAGCGAATCTCCGACGCATTGTTCCTGCTGGCGCTGACCCTTACCACGGTCAACGCCGCCTTCCTCACCTGGGCGGTGTCGAAAGGTTGAGGCGCGGGGCCTGCCCGGGGCTCATTCGCGCAGACGCGGCACGCCGTGCTCGCTGCGCTCCTCGACCGCCACCGGGCGCGTGTCCAGGCGCGGACCGTGCAGCTTGTCCTGCGGCAGCGGCGTCACCGTGGCGCCGCGATGGAAAGCCAGCGCGTTGCGATAACACTGGCGCGCCAGCGCATCGTCGCCTTCGCCGGCATAGGCGTCGCCCAGCGCTTCCCAGGCCTCGGCGGTGGGCTTGAGCGCGAGCGAGCGCTCCAGGTACGGATGCGCCTTGGACCACAGCTTCAGCCGCACGCACATGCGGCCCAAGGTGATCAGCAGGTAGGGGTCGTTGGGATGGGTGTCGAGCCAGGCTTCGGCGCGGCGCAGGCGTGCATCGAGATTGTCGTCGCCGAGCATGCCGTAGGTTTCGATCAGCTGCGGCGACCACTCGCGGCGCAGGGCCGACTCCACTTCGTCCATCGCCGGCAGCACCATGCCGAAACCGGCCGCGGCGCGTGCGTAGGCGTCGATGGCGGCCGGCGCGCGGCGCTGCGTCTTGGGCAGCTGCGACCACAGCTGGTTGAGCACGGCGCCGTCCGGCGCGGCGCGCAGCGAAGCGGCGAGCACCTGGGCTTCCAGCGCGGCATAGTTCTTCGCGCCGAGCGCGCCGCTCTTCTGGATCGGTTCCAGCGCCTCGCGCGCGCGGCGGTAATCGCCGGTCGCCAGCGAGGCGATGGCCAGCTCGCGCCAGCCGCCGGGGCTGAGCGTGCCGGCGTCGGCCTCGGGCGCCAGCAGCGCCACCGCTTCGGCCGCCTTGCCGTCGCGGCGCAGCACGCGGGCGCGCAGCACCCGCGCGGCGCGCGGTGCGGACTGGCCGGCTTCGGCCAACGCTTCGAGTGCACGGCCATGCTCGCCGCGCCGCGAGGCCGCTTCGGCCGAGGCGAGCAGCGCGGGGCCGCGCAAGGTATCGAGCCGCGAGGCCCGGTTGAGATCGCGTTCCGCGTCGCCATGCCGCCCTTCCATCAGCGCGACCAGGCCGTCGCCCAGGCGCTGCCGGCTGACCCGGCGATGGCGGCGCGACAACGCGCCAAACGGCCAGCGCGCGAGACGCCACGCGGCGGTGAGCACACCCCAGGCGACCAGCAATGCCACGGTGGCCGCCACGACCGACATCTCGGCCTGCCAGCCGCGCAGCTGGATCAGCACGTAGCCCGGGTCCTCCGCCACCCAGTGCCAACCGAACGCGGCGATCGCCGCGACGGCCACCAGCAACAGGATCCAGCGCCACAGGTTCATGGCTTGGCCCCGGCTTCCGGCTTGGCTTCCGGCCGGGCTTCCGCGCCCGCCGGTCGCAGCACGTGCACGGCACGCAGGTTACGCAGCTCGGCGAGCGCGGCTCCCAGCTCGACCGGCGCGGCGGCCGGCAGCTGTTTTTCCAGTTCGGCGAGCCGGGCGCGGGCCTGCTGCACGGCCGGGGCGTTTGCATCGAACTGCGCCGCGAGGTTGGCGTCGGCGCGCTTGAGCGCCGCGGCATAGCCCTCGGCGTCATAGGCGAGCAGCGCGGCTTGCGCCTGCGCCAGGTCCAGCCCCACCAGTTCCCGCGCGAAACGCGCGTCGGCCATCGACAGCGGCGCGCCGTTCACGCGCTGCACGCGGATCACGTCCACCAGCGAGCGGCGCACGCGCGCCCATGCGGTGTCGGCGGCCGCGTCTTCGGTGCGGTCCAGCGGCTTGAGCGGCCACTGCGCCGAGGCTTCGCGCAGACGGTTGAGCCCATCGAGCGCAGCGGCCTGGGTCGCCGGCTGGCTCTTGGCCAGCGCTTCGCGCTCGGCGTTGATGCTCTGGCGCAGGCCGGAGAACGCACCGTCGTTCACCGCAGCGAGCGTCTGGTCTGCCAGCGCATAAGCGGCCGCGGCGCCCTGTGCATCGCGGAACAGCGCATAGCGTTCCTTGGCCATGCGCAGCAGCGTTTCGGTTTCGTCCAGCAACATGCCGTCGTGGCCGGAGAGCGTCTTTTCGGACAGCTTGGCGACCGCGTCCTCCAGATTGCGCGTGCGCTCGGCCTGGCCGAGCAGTTCCTCGCGCAGGGAGCGGTTGACCTGGTCGGCGTCGCCCAGGCGCTGGCGCAGCAGCCCGCGCTCGTTGTCGAGCGCGTCGAGGGTGCGTTCCATGTTGGCCACACGCGCCGTCAGGCCTGCCGCGGTCTGCGCCGCCCCGCGCACGCTGCTCTCCTGCACGTACTGGCGCCAGCCCACATAGCCGGCGCCGCCGATGGCGACCACCGCAAGCAGCGTGGCGAGGGCAATGGTGCCGCCGCGACGCGGCGCGGCGGAGGGGGCGGGCGCCTTCACGGCGCCGTCTGGCGTAGCGGTGTCCTGGCTCATGCGCGCCATGCTAGCAGCCCCCGCGCGAGGCTTCGCATCAAGCGGGCGTGAAAGCGCGGAGAAACGGCGTTATCGGCGCGCGGCTTCGTCCAGCAGGTCGGCAGCGAGCGCCGATGCGGCGATGCGCACGCGGCCGAAGCCCGCCGCGCGCGCGGCCTGGGCCAGGCGCTCGCTGCTGGCAATGGCCGTGGCCGCGCACAGGCGCGCCCATGCGGACGGCGGCAACTGCGCGCGCAGGTGGTCCAGGGCTTCGGCGCTGGAGAGCAGCACACGAGCCGAACGCGGCAAGGCGACGACGGCGTCGAGGTGCGTACGACGCAGGCGCGGCGCCACCCGCTGGTACACGTGCAATTCGCGCAGCGACGCGCCGCGCGCAGCGAACTGTTCACGCAGCAGCCCGCGGCCGCCCGCTGCACCGATCAGCGCGACGCGGCGGCCGCGCAATTCGCGCAACAGCGGATGCGCCAGCAGGCCCTCGCTGTCCTGGCGCTCCGGCGCGTGCGCGGCGATGCCATGCCGGCGCAGCGCGCGCGCCGTCCCCTGGCCGACCGCCAGCACCGTCGCGCGCGTGCGCAGCGGAGCGAGCCGCGCGGCGAAGCGCACCGCCGCCGGACTGGTGAACACCAGCAGGTCGTCGCGCAGCGCTTTGCGCAAGGCCGCGGTGGCGCCTGGCACGTCATCCACGCCACGCAGCGACAGCCCCGGCAGCGCCAGCGGCTCGCCGCCGCGCGCACGGACCTGCCGCGCGACCGGCGCGGCCGTGCCGGCCGGGCGCGTGATCACGACGACGCGGCCGGCGAGCGACTTCGGGGGCATGGCGCGATCCGGTGCCATCGGGATGTCCGCGGGGAGAGGCCTGCAGTGTAGCCAGTGAGGGCGACGGCAAAGCGGGCTCGTCGCGCGGGATCGCAAGAACGCATGGCCCGGCGAGCCCTCGTCCCGCCTCCGGCGGGCGGCTACACTTTCCGGCTCCCCATCCCCCGCAGATCCCGTACGCCCCGCATGAACTCCGCTACGCCCGCCCAGGATCTGATCGATTTCATCCGCGAGTCGATCCCCCTCGCCCGCAGCATGGATCTGCGCCTGCACAGCCATGACGATGCGCACCTGGCCATCGCCGCGCCGCTGCCGCCCAACATCAACGACAAGGGCTGCGCGTTCGGCGGCAGCCTGGTCAGCCTGATGACGCTCAGCGGCTGGGGCCTGGTAGAGCTGGAGCTGCGCCGGCGCGACTTCGACTGCGACGTGTTCGTGGCCGAGTCGACCGTGCAGTACCTGGCGCCGGTATGGGACGACTTCCTCAGCGAAGCGCGCCTCGCTTCCGGGGCGGATTGGGACACCTTCTTCCACACCTTGCGCACGCGCGGCCGCGCGCGGGTGGAAGTCGCCTGCCACGTCCCCGGCGAAACGCCGGACAAGCCGGCCGCCACGCTGAGCGCGCGCTTCGTCGCAAAACGCCGCGACTGACGCCGGCGGCGGTGCCGCGGCGCGACGCTTGCGGCAGAATGGGCCGGTCTTCACCGGGGGAACCGCCCATGCGCCGCCTGCTCGTCCTCGCCCTGCTCACGCTGCTGCTCGCCGGTTGCGCGTCCGACCGCCGCAACCAGGCGCTCACCAACACGCTCAACGCGTATGCCGGCGTGGTCCGCTGGGGCGACTTCGGGAGCGCGCTGCAATTCGTCGATCCCAAGCTGCGCGCCGAGCATCCGCCGAGCGCACTGCAGATGGCCCGCTACGAGCAGTTCCGCGTCACCGGCTACGACGATGGCCAGGGCCCGGCGCCCGGGGCCGAGAACGAGGTGCACCAGGTGGTCGCGATCAGCCTGGTGAACAACAACACCCAGGCCGAGCGCACGGTGATCGACCGCCAGACCTGGCACTACGACCCGGCAACCAACCATTGGTGGCTGGTCTCGGGCCTGCCCGACATCACCGCGCAGTAGCCGCCGGGGCCGCGCGCGGGGGCCGGCGCTGCCCGTATAATCGCGGGTTCACTCCATCGCGCGGCCGGTCCGCGCCCGCGGAAACCATCGAATGAACGACTTCCTGCACAAGCTGCCCGAGTTCATCGGCAACCATCTCGCGCTCGCCGCGCTGTTCGTTATCCTGTTCGTGGCGATCATCGTGCTGGAGATCCTGCGCCTGATGCGCAAGTACAAGGAGCTGACGCCGGCCGGCCTCACCCTGCTGATCAACCGCGAAAGCCCGTTGCTGATCGACCTGTCCGCCTATGCGGACTTCGAGAAGGCGCACGTCCCGGGCGCCAGGCACGTGGCCACGAGCCAGTTCGATCCCGAGAACAAGGACCTGGCCAAGGCCAAGGATCTGCCCGTGGTGCTGATGGACAAGGACGGCCGCGGCGTGGACAAGGCCGCGCAGCGGCTGGTCAAGGCGGGCTTCACCAAGGTCCACACCCTGGGCGGCGGCGTGCTCGCCTGGCAGCAGGCGCAGTTGCCGGTGGCCAAGGGCAGCAAGTAAGCGCCTTCCGGAACCCCGACGCTCCACCGTATTCGCGCGCCGCCCGGCGCGCGATGCGTTTCAGCGGTGCAGCAAGTCAGAGGTGCACCAGGCCGGCGCGGCCGGCCAGAATCTGCGCCAGCACGTCGGGCGCGTAGTCGAACGAGTCGTAGTAGAGCCGGTCCTCCGGCAGGCCGGCGTCCAGGAACAGCTTGCGGCCCGCATCGATCATCGCCGGCGGCCCGCTCATGTAGACGTCATGGCCCGAGAGGTCGGGCAGGTCTTCCAGTACCGCCTCGTGCACCAGCCCCATGCGCAATCCGCTCGCCGCGGCCTGCTCCGGGTCGGACAGCACCGGATGGAAGTGCAGCGCGTGCGCCGCATCTTCCCAGCCGCGCGCCATGTCCAGCAGATACAGATCGGCCGCGCTGCGCGCGCCCCAATAGACCTCCATCGCCCGCCGCGTGCCGAGCGCGATGAAGTGCTCGACGATCGCCTTCACCGGCGCGAAGCCGGTGCCGCCGGCCATGAAGACCATCGGGCGTTCCGAATCCTCGCGCGGCACGAAGGTACCGAGCGGCCCTTCGATGCGCAGCCGGTCGCCGGCACGCAGACCCTCGGCCACCCATGAGGTGAACCCGCCGCCGGCCACGTGGCGCACGTGCATCTCGATCGTGCCGTCCGGCCGCGGCCCGCTCGCGATGGAGAACGGACGGCGCCGGCCGTCTTCCAGCAGCACGTCCAGATATTGCCCCGGCAGCCAGTTCAACCGCGCCTCGCCCGGCGCGGGTGCGAGGCGAAGGCCGACGACGTCGGGCGCGAGCGCCACCTTTTCAGCGACCACGACGTCCAGCTGCCGGCGCGCGATGTCCTCCACCGAGGTCACTTCGCGCGCGGCGATCACCAGGTCCCCGCACGGCACTGCCTGGCACAGCAGCACCGCATGCTGCGCCGGCGACGTGCCGCTCAATGCCAACGGCGGGTTGCGCGGGTATTGGCAGCGCCCTTCGAGCAAGGTGGCCTTGCAGCTTCCGCACACCCCCGCACGGCACGAATACGGCAGTGCGATGCCGGCGCGCTGCGCGGCTTCCAGCACGGTTTCGCCGGGCGCGACCGGGAAGCGGCGGCCGGATTGCTTGAGGGTGACGGTGAACACGAATCGATTGTCGCGGCGAAGGCGGTCGACCGACAATGCGGCCAGCCACTCGGAGTATCAACCATGACAGCCATCTGGAAACAGGACACCGACCTCGCGCGCCTCAACGCCTGGAGCGCGAACACCATGATGGAAACCCTCGGTATGCGCCTCACCGCCGTCGGCGACGACTGGCTGCAAGGCACCATGCCCGTGGACCACCGCACCCACCAACCCTATGGCCTGCTCCACGGCGGCGCCTCGGTCGTGCTCGCCGAAACCCTGGGCAGCACCGCCGCCATGCTCACCCTCGACCCGTCGCAGGAAGCCGCCGTCGGCCTGGACATCAATGCCAACCACATCCGCGGCGTGCGCGAAGGCATCGTGACCGGCACCGCGCGGAAGGTGCACATCGGACGCAGCACGCAGGTGTGGGAGATCCGCATCGAGTCGGAGAAAGGCGAATTGGTGTGCATCTCGCGCATCACCATGGCGGTGATTCCGGCGCGGGCGGTGGGGTTGAAGTAGGCGGGCGGCAGGCGAGCCAAGGCATGCTTGCGACGTGCGCTTCGTGTGAGTACCGGGACTTCGCCTGGATGCTTCGGCCCTCCGTGGGTTGAGTGCGTTTCTTCGGCCTAAGCGTCATCGCGAGCACCCGCCCCTCATCCCGCCTTCTCCCTGGAGGGGAGAAGGAGAAGTGCAGTACCGCGGCAAGCAGCCAACGACCCAACAAGAGCGAGCGAAGCGACGCTCCGTAACGCTCTTGTTCTCCCGGGTTCCCTTCGCGGCGGTGAGGGCTGGACGATCAGGCCGCCAAAGGCGGGCGGGGACAGGACGTCCCCGCCTTTTCGATCAGGGCATGGATGCCCTGTCGAAAAGCCCGGCCAGCCCTCAACGCACCCGCAGCAGCGAAGGCTGCGGAGGGCGCCGCGCAGGGGGCCCTTCTTCTTGGTTACTTCTTCTCGTGGTCCCCCTTGAGGGGATGGGCAAGCAAGAAGAAGTAACTCGCTCTCCGGCAGGAGAGCGAAACCCTCGTCCCGCCAGGGGCGAGACACGACTGGCGACCACGCGTCGCGACAACCACCCCATGACGCCACCAAATTCGGCGGCCACGCCCCCCCAGGCGGGCCACCGGCCATAATCCCCCCATGCCCCCCTACTCCACCCTCACCCCCGACCACGTCCTCGACGCCGTCACCGCCTGCGGCCTCTACCCCGACGGCCGCCTCCTCGCCCTCAACAGCTACGAAAACCGCGTCTGGCAAGTCGGCATCGAAGATGCGTCGCCGATCATCGCCAAGTTCTATCGTCCGGCGCGCTGGAGCGACGCGGCCATCCTCGAGGAACAGGCGTTCGCGCTCGAGCTCGCCGATGCCGAGCTGCCCGTCGTCGCCCCGCTGCCGTTCGGCGGACGCACCCTGCTTCACCATGCGGGCTTCCGCTATGCGCTGACTCCGCGGCGAGGCGGTCGCGCACCCTCGCTGGAATCGGCGGACCAGCTCGAATGGCTGGGGCGGTTGATCGCGCGCATCCACCTCATCGGCGCGCGCACGCCGTTCGCGCATCGCGGCCGCCTCGATCGCGCCACGCTGATCGAACAGCCGATGCAGGCGGTGCTCGGCTCGTCGCTGCTGCCGCCGCATCTTTCGTCGCGCTATCGCGTCGCCGCGCAGCGCGTGAACGAGATGGTGGCCGCGCGGATGGAAGCGGTCGGGCCGGTGCGCTCGCTGCGCCTGCATGGGGATTGCCATCCCGGCAATGTGCTGTGGACGGATCACGGCCCGCACTTCGTCGACCTCGACGACGCACGCATGGGCCCGGCGGTGCAGGACCTGTGGATGCTCGCCAACGACGACGCCGGCATGGAGGCGCTGCTCGCCGGCTATGAACAGTTCCGCGAATTCGACCGCGCGGAACTGGCCCTGGCGCCGGCGCTGCGCGCGATGCGCCAGGTGCACTACGCCGGCTGGATCGCCGCGCGCTGGGACGATCCCGCCTTCCCTGCCGCGTTCCCTTTCGCGGCCGAGCCCCGCTGGTGGGAACAGCACGTGGACGATCTCCACGAACTGGCGGATGGGCTGGGCGCCGGTTGACGGCACCCGCCCTTCAGCGGATCACGAGTACGCCGGCGGATCGACGCCGAGCACGTTCTTCAGTACCACATCCAGCTGGTGCGCCGAGCCGGGCTTCTCTTCCACGTTGAGCGGGAACATGTTCCCGGGGATCGAGGTGCCGCGCAGGAGCACGCCGGGGCCGCTGCCGAACAGGCCGTGGTCGACGTTGCCGGCGAGCAGGTCGCCATGCTTGGCCATATCGTCCCAGTTGCCGTCGTTGCGGTCGGTGCGCTGGAACTTGGAGGCGTCGCCGTCGACGGTGTCGAGCGCCGACACCATCGCGCCGGCGAAAGTCTTCTGCTGTTCCGCACCCAGTTTGTTGAACCAGTCCATCGACTGCTGCGGATTCATGCCATGCAGTTCGCCGTAGCGCACCAGCATGTTCACGGCCGGCTGGTCGCCGTCGCTGTGCCACGCCGCCAGCGCCTTCGACGCGCTCTCGGTGTAGCCCAGCCCCTGCAGGAAGGCTTCGCGGCCCGGCACGGCCTGGTCGTTCTCCTTCTTGCTCTGGTAGGCGATCAGGCCGACCGTGCCCAGCGCCACCAGGCCGATGCCGATCGGGCCGGCCCAGCTGCCCAGGCCCGACGCGCCGCCGAGCGCGGCGCCGAGCATGCCTTCGCCGGACACCGCGGCGTTGCCCGCCGCCCACATGATCGAACCCACGCCGGTGGTCGCGTACAACGCGCCTTCGGTGTTGTCGCCCTTGCCGAACGCATCGGAGGCTTTCCACAGGTCGATCCCGCCGGACAGGATGTTCACCCAGTGGTCCACCGAGCGCTTGCCCACGGTGCCCCACAGGCTTTCCTTGGGCGCCCAGCCGACGCTGGTGACCAGGCCGGCGGTCTTCTGGCTGAAGCCAGCGGCGCTGATCAGCGCGGACATCTCGTTGCGCAACTCTTCCGTGCCGGTCTTGCCGGTGCCGAGCTTGTCGGTGGCATTGGCCAGGCTCAGGCCCGCGGCGCCGACGCTGAAGGCGCGGAACAGCGTGCTTACCGGCGTGCCATTGTCGAAGCCCTTGATCTTGCCGAGCTTGCCGTCGGCGTCCTTCAGGCCGTCCTGCAATGACTGCGTGAGCGCTTCGGGGGTCTTGGCGTCTTTGGCCAGCGCGTCGAAGTCGTTGAGGTTGTTCTTCAGGACGTCGGTGGCCTGCTTCAGGCTGCCCACCTTGTCGCCGTCCAGGCCCAGCACGACGGCCAGCGACTTGTTGTTGCCCAGGTCGTCGAGCTGCTGGATGACCTTGGTGCGCGTGGCGACGTCATCGCTCTTCGCGAGCTGCTCGCGCAGGTCGTCCAGGCGGCCCTTCACGTAGTTGGTGCCCAGCTCCTGGGTCAGCTTGCGGCCAGCCTGGTCGGCCACCTTGC
It contains:
- a CDS encoding serine/threonine protein kinase, which gives rise to MPPYSTLTPDHVLDAVTACGLYPDGRLLALNSYENRVWQVGIEDASPIIAKFYRPARWSDAAILEEQAFALELADAELPVVAPLPFGGRTLLHHAGFRYALTPRRGGRAPSLESADQLEWLGRLIARIHLIGARTPFAHRGRLDRATLIEQPMQAVLGSSLLPPHLSSRYRVAAQRVNEMVAARMEAVGPVRSLRLHGDCHPGNVLWTDHGPHFVDLDDARMGPAVQDLWMLANDDAGMEALLAGYEQFREFDRAELALAPALRAMRQVHYAGWIAARWDDPAFPAAFPFAAEPRWWEQHVDDLHELADGLGAG
- a CDS encoding hotdog fold thioesterase; the protein is MTAIWKQDTDLARLNAWSANTMMETLGMRLTAVGDDWLQGTMPVDHRTHQPYGLLHGGASVVLAETLGSTAAMLTLDPSQEAAVGLDINANHIRGVREGIVTGTARKVHIGRSTQVWEIRIESEKGELVCISRITMAVIPARAVGLK